The following proteins are co-located in the Clostridia bacterium genome:
- a CDS encoding amidohydrolase family protein encodes MQYKNVSEFAKSYEICDAHAHIFPEKIARKAVSAIGKFYGIDMYDGDGISEALLKSGNPIGVKKYLVCSAATTAAQVESINHFIVEECKKHEEFFGFGTMHPDYENIEEQINFCIENGLHGLKLHPDFQQFDIDAEKAYKIYELCEGKLAILYHTGDNRYDFSSPVRLAKVAKDFPKLICLASHFGGYRRWEDASEHLAGLENVYYDTSSSLPFISPERARELIDTYGLEKMFFGVDFPMWDHTDELERFMNLNLTPEQNKAILSDNFKRVFTI; translated from the coding sequence ATGCAGTACAAGAATGTTTCGGAGTTTGCCAAAAGCTATGAAATCTGTGACGCCCATGCCCACATTTTCCCTGAGAAAATTGCCCGCAAGGCAGTTTCTGCCATCGGTAAGTTTTACGGCATAGATATGTATGACGGGGACGGTATTTCGGAAGCCCTTTTAAAAAGCGGTAATCCCATCGGCGTAAAAAAATATCTTGTTTGCTCTGCGGCAACCACCGCGGCGCAGGTGGAAAGCATCAATCACTTTATTGTGGAAGAGTGCAAAAAGCATGAAGAATTTTTCGGTTTCGGCACCATGCATCCCGATTACGAAAACATCGAAGAGCAAATCAATTTCTGCATTGAAAACGGCTTGCACGGCTTAAAGCTCCATCCCGATTTTCAGCAATTTGATATTGACGCTGAAAAAGCCTATAAAATCTACGAGCTTTGCGAGGGCAAGCTTGCTATTTTGTACCACACCGGGGACAATCGCTATGACTTTTCCTCCCCTGTGCGTCTTGCAAAGGTAGCCAAGGATTTTCCAAAGCTCATCTGCCTCGCCTCCCACTTTGGCGGCTACCGTCGCTGGGAGGATGCTTCTGAGCATTTGGCAGGTTTAGAGAATGTGTATTATGACACAAGCTCCTCTCTCCCCTTTATTTCACCGGAGCGCGCAAGAGAGCTGATTGATACATACGGCTTGGAAAAAATGTTTTTCGGGGTAGACTTTCCTATGTGGGATCACACCGATGAGCTGGAACGATTCATGAACCTTAACTTAACCCCCGAACAGAACAAAGCCATCCTTTCGGATAATTTCAAGCGCGTTTTTACTATTTAA
- the rpoB gene encoding DNA-directed RNA polymerase subunit beta, whose protein sequence is MSEPKVIKLGKNTRRSYSKIDEVLEMPNLIEVQKNSYKWFLEEGLHEVFKDVSPITNFAENLILEFTDYTLDESAAKYALEECKERDATYAAPLRVKVRLINKETGELKEQEIYMGDFPLMTDQGTFIYNGAERVIVSQLVKSPGIYYESDYDKAGNLLFKATVIPNRGAWIEYETDSNNIFSARVDRTRKVPVTVLLKALGLGNNAEILQMFGEDEILLLNTMEKDTIKDTDGALEEIYKKLRPGEPATAEGAKQLVNSLFFDARRYDLARVGRYKFNKKLSLEDRATGKELAEDVVSPITGEVLASAGDVCSKEVLRELKKNAVNRIVLKIEDKNVVVFSNNMVDPADFIEGIDLEAIGVNEDVSYSVLTELIEESGGDVDELTTLLKNNTERLIPKHILVEDIFASINYIINMQHGLGSVDNIDHLGNRRLRGVGELLQNQFRVGFSRMERGVRERMTIQDLDVITPQALINTKPVVAAIKEFFGSSQLSQFMDQPNPLAELTHKRRLSALGPGGLSRDRASFEVRDVHYSHYGRMCPIETPEGPNIGLINSLATYARINKYGFIEAPYRKIDKETGIVSNEIVYITADIEDGKIVAQATEPLDENNRFVNKKIIARYMDEMIEVDASRVDYMDVSPRQVVSVATAMIPFLENDDASRALMGSNMQRQAVPLIKPESPIVGTGMEYKAAMDSGVVVVAKEDCTVLKVSADKVTVREEATGNIRNYNILKFQRSNQGTCINQKPVVEEGEFVKKGDIIADGPATQLGEIGLGKNILIGFMTWEGYNYEDAILINERVVREDVLTSIHIEEFETESRDTKLGPEEITRDIPNVGEDALRDLDERGIIRIGAEVNSGDILVGKVTPKGETELTAEERLLRAIFGEKAREVRDTSLRVPHGEGGIIVDVKVFTRENGDELSPGVNQVIRCYIAQKRKISVGDKMAGRHGNKGVVSRILPEEDMPFLPDGTPLQIVLNPLGVPSRMNIGQVLEVHLGYAAKALGWKIATPVFDGAHEEDIEEALEKAGYNRDGKTVLYDGRTGMPFDNRVTVGYMYMLKLHHLVDDKMHARSTGPYSLVTQQPLGGKAQFGGQRFGEMEVWALEAYGAAYTLQEILTVKSDDVVGRVKTYESIVKGYNIPKPGIPESFKVLIKELQSLCLDVKVLDEEHNEIDLRDYDETDAPVATPEILEQLKREAEENESRNEANAAEAEEEEILFDEKSVFEDDLTVIEDLEDL, encoded by the coding sequence ATGTCAGAACCCAAGGTAATCAAACTGGGCAAAAACACCAGACGAAGCTATTCTAAAATTGACGAAGTTCTGGAAATGCCTAATCTGATTGAAGTACAGAAAAACTCTTACAAGTGGTTTTTAGAGGAAGGTTTGCATGAAGTATTCAAGGATGTGTCTCCCATCACCAACTTTGCGGAGAACTTAATCTTGGAATTTACCGATTACACTTTGGATGAATCGGCTGCAAAGTATGCCCTCGAAGAATGCAAAGAAAGAGATGCAACGTACGCAGCACCCCTTCGTGTTAAGGTACGTTTAATCAACAAGGAAACCGGCGAATTAAAGGAACAGGAAATCTACATGGGCGACTTCCCGCTTATGACCGATCAGGGTACCTTTATTTACAACGGCGCAGAACGTGTTATTGTCAGCCAGTTGGTAAAATCGCCCGGCATCTACTATGAATCGGATTATGATAAGGCAGGCAACCTGCTCTTTAAGGCAACCGTTATCCCGAACCGCGGTGCATGGATTGAATACGAAACCGATTCTAACAATATTTTCTCTGCCCGTGTGGACAGAACCAGAAAGGTACCGGTAACCGTTCTTTTAAAGGCGCTGGGCCTTGGTAACAATGCCGAAATTTTGCAGATGTTCGGTGAAGATGAAATCCTGCTTTTGAACACCATGGAAAAGGATACCATCAAAGATACCGACGGTGCATTGGAAGAAATTTATAAAAAACTCCGTCCGGGTGAACCGGCAACCGCAGAGGGGGCAAAGCAGCTTGTAAACTCTTTGTTCTTTGATGCACGCCGTTATGACCTGGCACGTGTTGGCCGTTATAAGTTCAACAAAAAGCTGTCTTTGGAAGACAGAGCAACCGGCAAAGAGCTGGCTGAAGATGTAGTAAGCCCCATCACCGGTGAGGTTTTGGCTTCTGCAGGGGATGTTTGCTCCAAGGAAGTGCTCCGCGAACTGAAGAAGAATGCCGTAAACCGTATTGTTCTGAAAATCGAGGACAAAAATGTTGTGGTATTCTCCAACAACATGGTTGACCCTGCTGACTTTATCGAAGGCATCGATTTAGAAGCCATCGGTGTGAACGAAGATGTTTCTTACTCTGTTCTGACCGAGTTGATTGAAGAAAGCGGCGGCGATGTGGACGAACTGACCACCCTTTTAAAGAACAACACCGAAAGACTCATTCCGAAGCATATCTTAGTAGAAGATATTTTTGCTTCCATTAACTATATCATCAACATGCAGCATGGCCTTGGCAGTGTGGACAACATTGACCATCTGGGTAACCGTCGTCTCCGTGGCGTTGGCGAATTGCTGCAGAATCAGTTCCGTGTAGGCTTTTCCAGAATGGAAAGAGGCGTACGCGAACGTATGACCATCCAGGATTTGGATGTAATTACACCTCAGGCGCTCATTAACACCAAGCCTGTTGTGGCAGCCATTAAAGAATTCTTCGGTTCTTCTCAGCTGTCCCAGTTCATGGACCAGCCCAACCCCCTGGCAGAGCTTACCCATAAGAGAAGACTTTCTGCATTGGGTCCCGGCGGTTTGTCCAGAGACCGTGCATCTTTCGAGGTTCGAGACGTACACTACTCTCACTACGGTCGTATGTGCCCGATTGAAACCCCTGAAGGTCCGAACATCGGTCTGATTAACTCTCTTGCAACCTATGCAAGAATCAACAAGTACGGCTTTATCGAAGCACCGTACAGAAAGATTGACAAGGAAACCGGTATTGTTTCCAATGAAATCGTTTATATCACAGCGGATATTGAAGACGGCAAGATTGTTGCACAGGCAACCGAACCCCTTGATGAAAACAACCGCTTTGTAAATAAGAAGATTATTGCCCGTTACATGGACGAAATGATTGAAGTAGATGCTTCCCGTGTAGATTACATGGACGTATCTCCCCGTCAGGTTGTATCGGTTGCAACCGCTATGATTCCTTTCTTAGAAAACGATGACGCATCCCGTGCCCTCATGGGTTCTAACATGCAGCGTCAGGCCGTTCCGCTGATTAAGCCCGAATCGCCTATCGTTGGTACAGGTATGGAATACAAGGCAGCTATGGACTCGGGCGTTGTAGTTGTTGCAAAAGAAGACTGCACCGTTTTGAAGGTTTCTGCCGACAAGGTTACCGTTCGTGAAGAAGCAACCGGTAACATCCGTAATTATAACATCTTAAAATTCCAGCGCTCCAACCAGGGTACCTGTATTAACCAGAAGCCCGTTGTTGAAGAAGGCGAATTTGTTAAAAAAGGCGATATCATCGCCGATGGCCCGGCAACACAGCTCGGTGAAATCGGTCTGGGTAAAAATATCCTTATCGGCTTCATGACCTGGGAAGGCTATAACTATGAAGATGCTATTCTGATTAACGAGCGTGTTGTTCGCGAAGACGTTTTAACTTCTATTCATATTGAAGAATTTGAAACCGAATCCCGTGATACAAAGCTCGGACCGGAAGAAATTACCCGTGATATCCCCAACGTTGGTGAAGACGCGCTCCGTGATCTGGACGAACGCGGTATCATCCGTATCGGTGCGGAAGTAAACTCCGGTGATATTTTGGTTGGTAAGGTAACACCTAAGGGTGAAACCGAGCTGACTGCAGAAGAACGACTCCTGCGCGCAATTTTCGGCGAAAAAGCAAGAGAAGTTCGTGATACTTCTTTGCGTGTACCCCACGGTGAAGGCGGTATCATTGTAGACGTTAAAGTGTTTACCCGCGAAAACGGCGACGAGCTGTCTCCCGGTGTAAATCAGGTTATCCGTTGCTACATCGCACAGAAGAGAAAAATCTCTGTGGGCGATAAAATGGCAGGCCGTCACGGTAACAAGGGTGTTGTATCCAGAATTTTACCGGAAGAAGATATGCCCTTCCTGCCCGACGGTACACCGCTTCAGATTGTATTGAACCCCTTGGGCGTACCTTCCCGTATGAATATCGGTCAGGTGCTGGAAGTGCATCTTGGCTATGCGGCAAAGGCATTGGGCTGGAAGATTGCAACACCTGTATTTGACGGCGCGCACGAGGAAGATATTGAAGAGGCTCTGGAAAAAGCAGGCTATAACAGAGACGGTAAGACCGTTCTGTATGACGGCAGAACCGGTATGCCCTTCGATAACCGCGTAACCGTTGGTTACATGTATATGTTAAAACTCCATCACCTGGTTGATGATAAGATGCATGCCCGTTCCACCGGTCCTTATTCTTTGGTTACCCAGCAGCCGTTAGGCGGTAAAGCACAGTTCGGTGGTCAGAGATTCGGTGAAATGGAAGTTTGGGCTTTGGAAGCATACGGCGCTGCATACACTCTGCAGGAAATCTTGACCGTAAAATCCGACGACG